Proteins from a single region of Thermotoga maritima MSB8:
- a CDS encoding tetratricopeptide repeat protein produces MNILEKIVRDLISEKRITEARNLLSLFPEEFPHLELEVEYAARNWKAVKRLYENLPDELKEKYREYYEYAANQLNIDYSKETEEALKEIERKNFQGAASILESIVKDYPELVEVVALRYKLALQRNEKRAIEKYRKLLLSLDRTHPALIETRASSRRIGVFEVFTLSLLVALLVTTILAFYTLPSRIEVNVPSSENTINIKPVEQRVEDVLANIVILTENLGKINDSLEKNFSALQENMSPISENIESLKEALTNLESRLSKIESAIARTSNKEPSVSVVYVPAREDRIERAKSLWFLGYMFYLRRDYDEAINRFEIAIKEIGEDNVYFKDDVYYYRALCYYYKGDTSTARSLFEEFIKLFPDSEYADDAEYFLKRL; encoded by the coding sequence ATGAATATTCTGGAAAAAATCGTGAGGGATCTCATCAGCGAGAAAAGAATCACCGAGGCGAGAAATCTGCTCTCTCTCTTTCCAGAAGAGTTTCCTCATCTTGAACTGGAAGTGGAATACGCCGCCAGGAACTGGAAGGCTGTGAAAAGGCTCTATGAAAACTTGCCGGATGAACTCAAGGAGAAATACAGAGAATACTACGAATACGCGGCAAACCAGCTGAATATAGACTACTCGAAAGAAACGGAAGAAGCCCTCAAAGAGATAGAACGAAAGAATTTTCAGGGAGCTGCCTCCATACTCGAATCGATTGTCAAGGATTACCCCGAACTCGTGGAAGTAGTAGCTCTGAGATATAAACTCGCCCTTCAGAGAAACGAGAAGAGAGCGATTGAAAAGTATCGAAAGCTTCTTTTAAGCCTTGACAGAACCCACCCTGCTCTGATCGAAACCAGAGCTTCCTCTCGTAGGATAGGTGTTTTCGAAGTGTTCACACTTTCTCTTTTGGTTGCACTTCTTGTCACAACAATACTCGCTTTTTACACCCTTCCCTCCCGCATCGAGGTAAACGTGCCATCTTCTGAAAACACGATAAATATTAAACCAGTCGAACAGCGTGTTGAAGATGTTTTGGCGAACATCGTTATCCTCACAGAAAATCTGGGAAAGATAAACGATTCCCTTGAGAAGAATTTCAGTGCCTTGCAGGAGAATATGAGCCCCATTTCTGAGAATATTGAATCTCTTAAAGAGGCTCTAACGAACCTGGAATCCAGACTCTCCAAGATCGAATCCGCTATAGCAAGAACATCGAACAAAGAACCTTCAGTATCTGTTGTTTACGTTCCCGCACGGGAAGATCGAATAGAGAGGGCAAAGAGCCTGTGGTTTCTGGGTTACATGTTCTACCTGAGAAGGGACTACGATGAAGCCATAAACAGGTTTGAAATCGCTATAAAGGAAATTGGAGAAGACAACGTCTATTTCAAAGATGACGTTTACTATTACAGGGCTTTGTGTTACTACTACAAAGGCGATACATCGACTGCTCGTTCGCTTTTCGAGGAGTTCATAAAGCTCTTCCCAGATAGTGAGTATGCGGACGACGCCGAGTACTTTTTGAAGAGGCTGTGA
- a CDS encoding radical SAM protein, with translation MKSELFYRKLEKCDLCPRNCGVNRLMGEKGACGVANSPVVSSWGPHFGEERILVGRGGSGTVFFTYCNLKCVYCQNYEISQLGIGKEITVEDLLRIFTELQDMGVENLNLVTPTHQIPFIVDAFERMEKEIPVVYNCGGYESVDTIISLEGFVDIYMPDFKYSDPELGEKLSGVKDYPRFALEALKVMIDQMGEPVIRNGVMKKGVLVRHLVLPGFLEDSFGVIDLLSTLEPKPLVNIMAQFYPAYRAKEYGLDRFITRDEYLKVVEYAKKKKLNLIEVERWLRWL, from the coding sequence GTGAAGAGTGAACTTTTCTACAGAAAGCTTGAAAAGTGTGATCTCTGCCCCAGAAATTGTGGAGTGAACAGACTCATGGGAGAGAAAGGTGCTTGCGGGGTAGCAAACTCTCCCGTTGTTTCTTCCTGGGGGCCTCACTTTGGAGAGGAAAGAATACTCGTTGGCCGCGGTGGAAGCGGAACCGTCTTTTTCACCTATTGCAATCTCAAATGTGTCTACTGTCAGAACTATGAAATCAGTCAGCTTGGTATAGGAAAAGAAATCACTGTTGAAGATCTTCTGAGGATATTCACGGAACTTCAGGACATGGGTGTGGAAAATCTCAACCTGGTGACTCCCACTCACCAGATACCTTTCATTGTCGATGCCTTCGAGAGAATGGAGAAAGAAATTCCTGTTGTTTACAACTGTGGAGGATACGAATCTGTCGATACCATAATTTCTCTTGAAGGGTTTGTCGATATCTATATGCCAGACTTCAAGTACAGCGATCCCGAACTTGGAGAAAAGCTCTCTGGTGTGAAAGATTATCCAAGATTCGCCCTGGAAGCTCTGAAGGTTATGATCGATCAGATGGGAGAACCGGTGATAAGAAATGGTGTTATGAAAAAAGGAGTTCTTGTGAGACACCTCGTTCTTCCCGGTTTCCTTGAAGACAGTTTCGGTGTGATCGATCTGCTTTCAACGCTGGAGCCGAAACCACTTGTGAACATCATGGCGCAGTTCTACCCAGCGTACAGAGCGAAAGAATATGGACTCGATAGATTCATCACCAGAGACGAATATCTAAAAGTTGTGGAATACGCGAAGAAGAAAAAACTGAATCTCATAGAAGTGGAGAGGTGGCTGAGGTGGTTGTAA
- the trmB gene encoding tRNA (guanosine(46)-N7)-methyltransferase TrmB yields MVVTEYELKPQNFPRFPLDWSEIFGRKAKIVVEIGFGNGEFLAELARRHPEKDFVGFEVSITSFVKAQKKFKRYNLKNVRLVKVDARFGLRELFPDNSVEKVYINFPCPWPKKRHESRRITSYDFLQTLSAVLEMDGTVEFATDEEWYAREVLDTFESSEYFVVDVFEENFKRDVETRYERKWKSQGKKTFLIVARKVKNGTVKRLMEGENTMAHSVFEGNVTWEKLKELEGKVFKDKNKIFVVKKVYRDGDYLLKVISTDEGGFQQVYYLNLSGRDGKWVLKLDEGSDPYRTPALKWSLRRIPEELTAQGSP; encoded by the coding sequence GTGGTTGTAACAGAATACGAACTGAAGCCTCAAAACTTTCCCAGATTTCCTCTCGACTGGTCTGAGATATTCGGCAGAAAGGCAAAGATAGTGGTTGAGATTGGTTTTGGAAACGGGGAATTTCTGGCAGAACTTGCAAGAAGACATCCGGAGAAAGACTTCGTTGGTTTTGAGGTGTCCATCACGTCCTTCGTGAAAGCACAGAAAAAGTTCAAAAGGTACAACTTGAAAAATGTTCGACTCGTGAAGGTAGATGCCAGATTCGGTCTGAGGGAGTTGTTCCCCGACAACAGCGTAGAAAAGGTTTACATCAACTTTCCATGTCCATGGCCGAAAAAGAGACACGAAAGCAGAAGAATCACCAGCTACGACTTTCTCCAAACGCTCTCCGCCGTCCTGGAGATGGATGGTACGGTGGAGTTTGCAACCGATGAAGAGTGGTACGCACGGGAAGTTTTGGATACTTTCGAAAGCTCAGAGTATTTTGTCGTAGATGTGTTCGAAGAGAACTTCAAAAGAGATGTAGAAACTCGCTACGAAAGAAAGTGGAAATCTCAAGGAAAAAAGACCTTTTTGATCGTTGCAAGAAAAGTAAAAAATGGAACTGTAAAAAGATTGATGGAGGGTGAAAACACCATGGCTCACAGTGTGTTCGAAGGCAATGTCACCTGGGAAAAACTTAAAGAGCTGGAAGGAAAGGTGTTCAAAGATAAAAACAAGATTTTCGTCGTGAAGAAGGTGTACAGGGATGGTGATTATCTTCTGAAGGTGATCTCCACGGACGAAGGCGGTTTCCAGCAAGTATACTATCTCAACCTTTCCGGAAGAGACGGCAAGTGGGTTTTGAAGCTGGACGAGGGTTCTGATCCCTACAGAACACCCGCTCTGAAATGGTCCCTCAGGAGAATTCCCGAGGAGTTAACCGCTCAGGGCTCTCCTTGA
- the dnaA gene encoding chromosomal replication initiator protein DnaA: MKERILQEIKTRVNRKSWELWFSSFDVKSIEGNKVVFSVGNLFIKEWLEKKYYSVLSKAVKVVLGNDATFEITYEAFEPHSSYSEPLVKKRAVLLTPLNPDYTFENFVVGPGNSFAYHAALEVAKHPGRYNPLFIYGGVGLGKTHLLQSIGNYVVQNEPDLRVMYITSEKFLNDLVDSMKEGKLNEFREKYRKKVDILLIDDVQFLIGKTGVQTELFHTFNELHDSGKQIVICSDREPQKLSEFQDRLVSRFQMGLVAKLEPPDEETRKSIARKMLEIEHGELPEEVLNFVAENVDDNLRRLRGAIIKLLVYKETTGKEVDLKEAILLLKDFIKPNRVKAMDPIDELIEIVAKVTGVPREEILSNSRNVKALTARRIGMYVAKNYLKSSLRTIAEKFNRSHPVVVDSVKKVKDSLLKGNKQLKALIDEVIGEISRRALSG, from the coding sequence CAGAGTAAATAGAAAAAGCTGGGAGCTCTGGTTCAGTTCTTTTGATGTGAAGTCGATAGAGGGTAACAAAGTCGTCTTCTCGGTCGGTAATCTTTTCATAAAAGAATGGCTGGAGAAGAAGTATTATTCTGTACTATCAAAAGCTGTGAAGGTTGTGCTCGGGAACGATGCCACTTTTGAAATCACCTACGAAGCCTTCGAACCTCACTCCTCCTACAGTGAACCGCTCGTGAAGAAAAGAGCGGTGCTTCTCACACCGCTGAATCCCGATTACACCTTCGAAAACTTCGTCGTTGGTCCGGGAAATTCGTTCGCTTATCATGCCGCTCTCGAGGTGGCAAAACACCCGGGCAGGTACAATCCGCTCTTCATATACGGCGGTGTGGGACTTGGAAAGACGCATCTTCTTCAATCGATAGGAAACTACGTCGTTCAGAACGAACCGGACCTGAGGGTGATGTACATCACCAGCGAGAAATTCCTGAACGATCTTGTTGACAGCATGAAAGAAGGAAAATTGAACGAGTTCAGGGAGAAATACAGAAAAAAGGTTGATATTCTTCTCATAGACGATGTTCAGTTTCTCATAGGAAAGACAGGTGTTCAGACGGAACTGTTTCACACATTCAACGAACTGCATGACTCTGGAAAACAGATCGTTATCTGTTCGGACAGAGAACCGCAAAAATTGAGTGAATTCCAGGATAGGCTGGTTTCCAGATTTCAAATGGGACTCGTGGCAAAGTTAGAACCCCCCGATGAAGAAACGAGGAAAAGCATAGCAAGAAAGATGCTTGAAATTGAACACGGTGAACTTCCTGAGGAAGTTCTGAATTTTGTCGCAGAGAATGTGGACGACAACCTGCGAAGACTCAGAGGAGCCATCATAAAACTTCTGGTTTACAAAGAGACAACGGGAAAAGAGGTCGATCTGAAGGAAGCCATCCTGCTTCTGAAGGATTTCATAAAGCCAAACAGGGTAAAGGCCATGGATCCAATAGATGAACTCATAGAGATCGTCGCGAAGGTAACAGGTGTTCCACGTGAAGAGATCCTTTCCAACAGTAGAAACGTTAAAGCCCTCACTGCCAGACGAATCGGCATGTACGTGGCCAAGAACTATCTGAAGAGTTCTCTGAGAACGATAGCGGAGAAATTCAACAGGTCGCACCCCGTCGTTGTGGACAGTGTCAAAAAAGTCAAAGATTCCCTCCTCAAAGGGAACAAACAACTGAAGGCCTTGATCGATGAAGTGATAGGAGAAATCTCAAGGAGAGCCCTGAGCGGTTAA